The proteins below are encoded in one region of Balaenoptera acutorostrata chromosome 11, mBalAcu1.1, whole genome shotgun sequence:
- the LOC103013354 gene encoding LOW QUALITY PROTEIN: olfactory receptor 9-like (The sequence of the model RefSeq protein was modified relative to this genomic sequence to represent the inferred CDS: inserted 1 base in 1 codon), translating into MAGGNVTAVTELVLLGLSGSGSLXGPLFWGVLLVYRVTLLGNSLITLLTRADAALHLLMHFFLRHFSAAELLYTKTIVPRMLADLLSSGPTIPPTGCFTQLYFSLSVIAECGLLTAVANDRYAAVCRQLRHSTLMNQGACVHMVGTSYHMGIITGTTHSIFIFTLPFPGANTNHHFLCDTPPVLRLASVSTFWGEVGSLALTRAFILTPFSLTVASYARILAIILGVATSQGRRKIFSTCSSQLLVVMLFFGTGTVAYMRPWAGSSQDGGQVLALFYTAVTPMFNPLVYTLRNKEVTGAMRRLVKRYVWSP; encoded by the exons ATGGCAGGTGGCAATGTCACAGCGGTAACTGAGCTTGTTTTGCTGGGGCTCTCAGGTTCTGGTTCCC TGGGCCCTCTGTTCTGGGGGGTGCTTCTGGTCTACCGGGTCACCTTGCTGGGCAACTCGCTGATCACCCTCCTCACACGCGCAGACGCTGCCCTGCACTTGCTCATGCACTTCTTCCTGCGCCACTTCTCTGCGGCGGAGCTCCTCTACACCAAGACCATCGTGCCCCGGATGCTGGCCGACCTCCTCTCCTCCGGCCCCACCATCCCGCCCACCGGCTGCTTCACCCAGCTGTACTTCTCGCTCTCTGTCATCGCTGAATGCGGGCTGCTCACGGCCGTGGCCAATGACCGCTATGCCGCCGTCTGCCGGCAGCTGCGTCACTCCACCCTGATGAACCAGGGAGCGTGTGTGCACATGGTGGGCACCTCCTACCACATGGGCATCATCACCGGCACCACTCACTCCATCTTCATCTTCACTTTGCCTTTCCCTGGTGCCAACACCAACCATCACTTCCTGTGTGACACCCCGCCTGTGCTGAGGCTGGCCAGCGTGAGCACCTTCTGGGGTGAAGTGGGCAGTCTTGCCCTCACGAGGGCCTTTATCCTGACGCCCTTCTCACTGACTGTAGCCTCCTATGCCCGCATCCTTGCCATCATCCTTGGGGTCGCGACATCCCAGGGACGTCGAAAAATCTTCTCTACCTGTTCCTCCCAGCTACTTGTGGTCATGCTCTTTTTTGGGACGGGGACTGTTGCCTACATGAGGCCATGGGCAGGCTCCTCCCAGGACGGGGGCCAGGTCCTTGCCCTCTTCTACACAGCTGTCACTCCCATGTTCAACCCTTTGGTCTACACTCTGAGAAACAAGGAGGTCACAGGGGCAATGAGGCGGCTCGTGAAGAGATATGTCTGGAGCCCTTGA